In Thermoanaerobaculia bacterium, one genomic interval encodes:
- a CDS encoding cytochrome c maturation protein CcmE, producing MKKGYIFAAILAVGFLVLGVTAFRTTLTPYVTFDVAMKTAGSVQVMGSLEKGSEKYDESSQELAFSIIDEHGRTLPVVYRGIKPANFRDALSIVAIGRYQSGALHAEKLLVKCPSKYQGQETERQYGVKS from the coding sequence ATGAAAAAGGGATACATCTTCGCCGCGATTCTCGCCGTCGGTTTCCTGGTGCTCGGGGTCACCGCCTTCCGGACGACGCTCACCCCCTACGTCACCTTCGACGTCGCCATGAAGACCGCCGGCTCGGTCCAGGTGATGGGCTCGCTCGAAAAGGGAAGCGAGAAGTACGACGAGAGCTCGCAGGAGCTCGCCTTCTCGATCATCGACGAGCACGGACGGACGCTCCCGGTCGTCTACCGGGGGATCAAGCCCGCGAATTTCCGCGACGCGCTGTCGATCGTCGCGATCGGCCGCTACCAATCGGGCGCGCTCCACGCCGAGAAGCTCCTCGTGAAGTGCCCCTCGAAGTACCAGGGGCAGGAAACCGAACGGCAGTACGGAGTGAAATCCTGA
- a CDS encoding CcmD family protein, whose translation MTALGFVAACNAVIWIGLWIYLLRLDSRLKAAERRSGPPE comes from the coding sequence ATGACCGCACTGGGATTCGTCGCCGCGTGCAACGCTGTCATCTGGATAGGACTGTGGATCTATCTCCTCCGGCTCGACTCGCGCCTGAAGGCGGCCGAGCGGCGGTCCGGACCTCCGGAATGA